The proteins below come from a single Agrobacterium vitis genomic window:
- a CDS encoding alkene reductase, whose protein sequence is MATLFDPLQVGDIAVANRIAMAPLTRNRSPNAVPKPITATYYQQRATAGLLITEATAISHQGQGYADVPGLYTPEALEGWKAVTKAVHEAGGKIVTQLWHVGRISHTSLQPNGGKPVAPSAITAKGKTYVINPDGSGAFVDTSEPRALELSEIPGLIEDYRKAARAAIDAGFDGVEIHAANGYLLEQFMRLSSNQRSDAYGGSIENRIRLTIEVVQAVTREIGSGRTGIRLSPVTPANDVSDPDPQSVYTTLVEKLAAFDLAYIHVIEGATGGPRDFSQGDKPFDWDAFKGAYSNAGGKAVWIGNNGYDRQMAMDDIASGKVDMVAFGKPFIANPDLVRRLKEDAPLNEADQSTFYGGGEKGYIDYPTLDD, encoded by the coding sequence ATGGCCACTCTTTTTGACCCCTTGCAAGTCGGCGATATCGCTGTTGCAAACCGCATCGCCATGGCGCCGCTGACGCGCAACCGCTCCCCTAATGCCGTTCCAAAGCCAATCACCGCCACCTATTACCAGCAGCGCGCTACCGCCGGTCTGCTGATCACCGAAGCCACGGCTATTTCTCATCAGGGCCAGGGTTATGCCGATGTTCCGGGCCTCTATACGCCTGAAGCCCTTGAAGGCTGGAAGGCCGTCACCAAGGCGGTGCATGAGGCGGGAGGCAAGATCGTCACCCAGCTCTGGCATGTCGGGCGCATTTCCCATACGTCGCTTCAGCCAAATGGCGGCAAGCCGGTTGCACCTTCGGCGATCACCGCCAAGGGCAAGACCTATGTGATCAATCCGGATGGCAGCGGTGCGTTTGTCGACACTTCCGAGCCCCGCGCCCTGGAACTCTCGGAAATCCCCGGCCTGATCGAGGATTACCGCAAGGCGGCGCGCGCCGCCATTGATGCCGGTTTTGACGGCGTCGAAATCCATGCCGCCAACGGTTATCTGCTGGAACAGTTCATGCGGCTGAGCAGCAATCAGCGCAGCGATGCCTATGGTGGCTCGATTGAAAACCGTATCCGCCTGACGATTGAGGTCGTCCAGGCCGTGACCCGTGAAATCGGCAGCGGCCGCACCGGCATCCGCCTATCGCCGGTCACGCCCGCCAATGACGTTTCAGATCCCGATCCGCAGTCGGTCTATACCACGCTGGTGGAAAAGCTGGCGGCCTTCGATCTAGCGTATATTCACGTGATCGAGGGTGCGACCGGCGGCCCGCGTGATTTCAGCCAGGGCGACAAGCCCTTCGACTGGGATGCCTTCAAAGGCGCCTACAGCAATGCGGGCGGCAAGGCTGTCTGGATCGGCAATAACGGCTATGACCGGCAGATGGCCATGGATGACATTGCATCCGGCAAGGTCGACATGGTCGCCTTTGGCAAGCCCTTCATCGCCAACCCGGATCTGGTGCGCCGCCTGAAGGAAGACGCACCATTGAACGAAGCCGACCAGAGCACATTCTACGGCGGCGGAGAAAAGGGCTATATCGACTATCCGACACTCGACGACTGA
- a CDS encoding ArsR/SmtB family transcription factor: MDDTNSDTLEDLGKPDMDDALKALSHPVRREILQWLREPEKHFSDQAHPLEMGICAGQFERCGLSQSTVSAHLASLHKAGLITSHKVGQWIFYKRDEAAIAAFLSRLSLEL; this comes from the coding sequence ATGGACGATACGAACTCTGACACGCTGGAAGACCTTGGCAAGCCGGACATGGATGACGCGCTGAAAGCGCTGTCGCATCCTGTTCGGCGTGAGATCTTGCAATGGCTGCGCGAACCGGAAAAGCATTTCAGCGATCAGGCTCATCCGCTGGAAATGGGCATTTGCGCGGGGCAGTTCGAGCGCTGCGGCCTGTCGCAATCCACCGTATCGGCCCATCTCGCGAGCCTTCACAAGGCCGGACTGATCACCTCACACAAGGTCGGACAATGGATTTTCTACAAGCGGGACGAGGCAGCCATTGCGGCTTTTCTATCCCGGCTGTCGTTGGAACTCTGA